The segment GTACGGTTGCGATTACAGTTGCGCGATCTTCGCGAGCGTACTTGTCGTTCGTAGCTTTGGTGGCAGCCTTAAGATAGCGGAAAACGTCAGGGTGCGGGGCCTTCTCTGTGAGTTCTTCGTCCGACCCCTTCATCGCGAACATGTCATCCACCTGCGCATAAAACGCTTGCAAGCTTGACTTCACCTTCGCCGGGTCCAGTCGGAGATTCTTCAGTACTAACGAGTGGACTTCCACGATTAGGGTAAACAGGTCAGTCTTTTTCCACATGCGGCATTTCTTGTCAAAGCCACAGCTCTCGATGAATGCGAGAGTCGTCGCGATTTGCTTTGCCAACTCTTCGCCTTGAGGAAACTTGTCGTTGTAGCGTTGGAGATACGCTTTGTTCAGCGAGTCGCGATGATAATAAGTCGACAGAAGCGTTGTTGTAAGAATCACGCAAAAGTCCAGATCGCGCATTCGACGAAAGTCGGCTAACGAAAACACGTTATGACGACTAAAAAACTGACTTTTCGACAAGTCGTCGCAGAACTGCTTGTAAACTCCGCTGAATTGGGCATTGAGACGTTCCATCGCCTTTAATGCGTAGTCGGTGGAGTTAATGCGCGCGAAAATCTCTTTTATCTCTTCTTCGGTGACGGTCCCCAAGTCCCGAACGGCCACCTTGTAATCGAGAAACGCCATTTTGGTTTTCTCGTCTAATTCGCAATATGGCGTCACCTTCGTGAGAATCAAATCGGACGACCCTTGGACGTACTCTCGCAATGTAGATATTCGTTGCTGGCCGTCTACAAGTTGATTCTTACGCTTCATTGAGCGCGTGTCGATTTCACCCGTCGCTATGCGTAGCCCATCTTGGAGACCAAGCCCATGCCTGACGTCAGCATTCGACGAGTGAGTGAACTGATTAAGGACATTGAGGACGGGTCGCTTATTCTGAAGCCAGCATTTCAGCGGCGCTTGGTTTGGACGAACATCGTCAAAGACCATTTTCTTGACACCGTAAGCTTGGGCCTGCCTTTTCCAGAGATCTTTGTAGACGCACTGCCTTTTCTTGATACGCTTCGAGTCGCGACCATGTCCGATAGAGGCGTGCCGTGATGCGCCGCGGTCCAAATCTGCGCGACTGCATCAGGTTATCGAAAAAATTTGTCCATCGGGCAGCGTGCTCGAACCGCGGTACGTTTGGCAGTCCTCGAGGATCGATCCATCCGCTGAAGAGCATCCGAACGAATGCCCGGTACGAGCCGCTGCGCTCCCACGCAATGTCCGTTGTCGAATAAGCAAACACGTCATCCCAGTACTGATCAAAACGTTCAGAGGAGACGAGCGCGACGTCGAGATCCGAGTTTTCCCGTGCCTCTCTGTATCGCTTT is part of the Planctomycetia bacterium genome and harbors:
- a CDS encoding DUF262 domain-containing protein, whose amino-acid sequence is MVFDDVRPNQAPLKCWLQNKRPVLNVLNQFTHSSNADVRHGLGLQDGLRIATGEIDTRSMKRKNQLVDGQQRISTLREYVQGSSDLILTKVTPYCELDEKTKMAFLDYKVAVRDLGTVTEEEIKEIFARINSTDYALKAMERLNAQFSGVYKQFCDDLSKSQFFSRHNVFSLADFRRMRDLDFCVILTTTLLSTYYHRDSLNKAYLQRYNDKFPQGEELAKQIATTLAFIESCGFDKKCRMWKKTDLFTLIVEVHSLVLKNLRLDPAKVKSSLQAFYAQVDDMFAMKGSDEELTEKAPHPDVFRYLKAATKATNDKYAREDRATVIATVLKSTLNQEASKPTRKKEKK